In one window of Blattabacterium sp. (Cryptocercus punctulatus) str. Cpu DNA:
- the accD gene encoding acetyl-CoA carboxylase, carboxyltransferase subunit beta: MAWFLRKKKNIITPIEDRKDLPKGLWYRTPNGKIIDTDELKKNAYVSLEDGYHVRIHSKEYFDILFDNGKFSEKNIKMISKDPIKWMDRKKYTDRIEEARKKTNLYDAIRTGVGKINGMDIIISCMDFSFIGGSMGSVVGEKISRAIKHCIEKRFPYVLISKSGGARIMESSFSLMQMAKTIARLTQLRDSRIPYISILTDPTTGGVTASYALLGDINIAEPGALIGFAGPRVIRETIGKNLPDGFQTSEFLLEHGFIDFISSRIDLKKNISNLVSMMM; encoded by the coding sequence ATGGCATGGTTTTTAAGAAAAAAAAAGAATATTATTACCCCTATAGAAGATAGAAAAGATTTACCTAAAGGGCTTTGGTACAGAACTCCAAATGGAAAAATTATAGATACGGATGAACTAAAAAAAAATGCATATGTGAGTCTAGAAGATGGATATCATGTAAGAATTCATAGCAAAGAATATTTTGATATTCTTTTTGATAATGGAAAATTTTCAGAAAAAAATATTAAAATGATTAGTAAAGATCCTATAAAATGGATGGATAGAAAAAAATATACAGATAGAATTGAGGAAGCAAGAAAAAAAACAAATTTATATGATGCTATTAGAACAGGAGTTGGAAAAATAAATGGGATGGATATAATTATTTCTTGTATGGATTTTTCTTTTATAGGAGGATCTATGGGATCTGTAGTAGGAGAAAAAATATCTAGAGCTATAAAACATTGTATTGAAAAAAGATTTCCATATGTATTGATATCTAAATCTGGAGGGGCAAGAATCATGGAATCTTCTTTTTCTTTAATGCAAATGGCTAAAACAATAGCTAGATTAACTCAGTTACGTGATTCAAGAATTCCTTATATATCCATTCTTACAGATCCAACTACAGGAGGGGTTACAGCATCTTATGCATTACTTGGAGATATAAATATAGCCGAACCAGGTGCTTTAATTGGATTTGCTGGACCTAGAGTAATTAGAGAAACTATTGGAAAAAATCTTCCAGATGGATTTCAAACTTCAGAATTTCTTCTAGAACATGGATTTATAGATTTCATTTCTTCTAGAATTGATTTAAAAAAAAATATATCCAATCTTGTTTCTATGATGATGTAA
- the fbaA gene encoding class II fructose-bisphosphate aldolase, with translation MSKKFPSGVITGSIIQEIFEYAREKVFSIPAVNVIGSNTMNAAMETAAEVNSPIIIQISNGGAVFNAGKGLSNHEQKAAIQGSIACAKHIHELAKFYKSTVILHTDHCSKQSLSWIDGLMIANEKHYKRFGKTLFSSHMLDLSQESLEENISTCERYFERMNKIKMTIEIELGVTGGEEDGVDNSNIENNKLYTQPKEVSYAYERLIKISKKFIIAASFGNVHGVYKSGNIILRPVILKESQKYIQKKFYTKKKTSFFVFHGGSGSSIKEIQESISYGVVKMNVDTDLQYAFTCGIRDYMNKNKEYLNKQIGNPEGKYLPNKNYYDPRIWLRKGEQSFKELLKKYFELMNNINTL, from the coding sequence ATGTCTAAAAAATTTCCTTCTGGGGTTATTACCGGGAGTATTATCCAAGAAATATTTGAATATGCTAGGGAAAAAGTATTTTCCATACCTGCTGTAAATGTTATTGGATCTAATACTATGAATGCTGCAATGGAAACTGCTGCAGAGGTTAATTCCCCCATAATTATTCAAATATCTAATGGTGGAGCTGTTTTCAACGCAGGAAAAGGATTAAGTAATCACGAACAAAAAGCAGCTATCCAAGGGTCTATAGCTTGTGCAAAACATATCCATGAACTAGCTAAATTTTATAAATCTACTGTAATTCTTCATACAGATCATTGTTCTAAACAATCTCTATCATGGATAGATGGATTGATGATTGCTAATGAAAAACATTATAAACGTTTTGGTAAAACGTTATTTAGTTCTCACATGTTAGATCTTTCTCAAGAATCTTTAGAAGAAAATATTAGTACTTGTGAAAGATACTTTGAAAGAATGAATAAAATTAAAATGACCATTGAAATAGAACTTGGAGTTACGGGAGGTGAAGAAGATGGTGTAGATAATTCTAATATAGAAAACAATAAACTTTATACTCAACCAAAAGAAGTCTCGTATGCTTATGAAAGATTAATCAAAATAAGCAAAAAATTTATTATAGCGGCTTCATTTGGAAATGTACACGGAGTATATAAATCTGGTAATATTATTCTACGTCCGGTAATTTTAAAAGAATCTCAAAAGTACATACAAAAAAAATTTTATACCAAAAAAAAAACCAGTTTTTTTGTTTTTCATGGAGGATCTGGTTCTTCTATCAAAGAAATTCAAGAATCTATTAGTTATGGAGTTGTTAAAATGAATGTGGATACAGATTTACAATATGCTTTTACCTGTGGAATAAGAGATTATATGAATAAAAATAAGGAATATCTGAATAAACAAATCGGAAATCCAGAAGGTAAATATCTTCCAAATAAAAACTATTATGATCCTAGAATATGGCTTAGAAAAGGAGAACAATCATTCAAAGAATTATTAAAAAAATATTTTGAATTAATGAATAATATTAACACTTTATAA